CCGGGCCAAAGGACAACTGTTTTTCCCTGCCGGTCTGTAAATCATGCAAGAAGATACGATGTCCGTCAGCAGTTTGATGCGTATAGGCGATATATCGTCCGTCAGGACTCAAACACGGATGGGTGTTATACCGACCCGTTGTGGTCACCCGTCTGATCTTCCCGGTCATGATATCAAGTAGATAGATATGCGGATTTCCGGCCCGGGCCGAAGTAAACGCCATCTTTTTTCCCGCTCTGTCAAAACTCGGAGAAACGTCAATATAGGGGCTACGCACCAGCATCTTACCCGGTTTGTAAGCAGAATCCAACGTATAGATATTCGTGGTCCCGTTTCGGTTCAAAGCGACATAAAGAACGTCGTTCTGGTCATAGACAGGACTGATAACCGTTGATCCCAATCCTTTATGCATCCGGCTGATCGTCCCGGCTTCACTATCGTAAATACCAAGTTCATGCCGGGTCTTGCTGATATGTGTAAACGCGATACGCTTGCCATCAGCCGACCAGGCCGGGCTCAGGTTGTATCCACCCAATTTCGTGATCCGCTTCAAACCCCGTCCTTGTGGAAGCACGGTGAAAATCTCTTTGGTTTCCCCTTCCTGTTTCACGAAGGCAATGGGAGAATCAAAAAATCCTTTTTTCCCCGTCAAGGCTTCGAGAAAGGATGAACACAGCCGATCAGCGACCATGGGCAAATTCCGGCCCACTTCCCGGTACGATTTTCCCACCACCCGGCGGCCACTGAACGTTTCGAAGACACGAGCTTCAAGGTACTCACCGTTCCAGCCTATCGTCATGCACAGATCGACCTTGGCCAGTTGCAATGGTTTGAAATCAACATCCGCCGCGGTCACACCCCGACTGGGGTCACCACCCAACAAATCCGTGATCGGCACAATATTCAGAAAAGGAATATATGCCAAATCGTTGGCCACAAGCTCCTGGAAAGCCTGGGCCGCAGCTTCGGGCACGGCAGAACCGTCCAGACCTTTGGGAGGGAGAAGCGTCATGTTGACCATCCGCTGTCCCGGACCATGAATATCAACTGTCAGCGGTCCCTGAGCGGACGCGGACACGGCGATAATGCAGGCACAGACGCAACTCATACATAGTGTCAAAATCCGTTTCATACCGTTTACTCTGAGAGTTCCTGGCTGTTAAAATTAATACGTAGGACCCGATCCCTTTTGGTTCTGGGCTTTTCCACGTATTCTGTTTCCTTGATAGCCCGAAGAGCGGAATTGTCAAATTCAGGATTGTTTGACGATTCAAGGATCTTCGAGGACATGATTTTCCCATCGGCTTCAAGGACTATCTCAAGGGTCGCCATCAGATTGGTTTCCCCGGCAAAAGCCGGATAGCGCCAATGTTTCTTGATGGCTGCTCCCACAATTAACGAATAGACTTCGGACAGCCCGGAACCGGACCCTCCGACCGCCCCACCAGCGACGCCATCTTCGACACCGCCTGGTTGTCCACCATGGGCATACACCTGATCCCCTTCCCGCTTCTTGAGCGCGGCCAGTTCATCAGCTAGGGCTTTTCGCTTTTTCTGATCCTGCCGCTTGGTTGTGGCCTTGGCAGCGGCCATCCCTTCGGCCAGCAATTGTTCAGCCGTTTTTTTGGGCTTCGGTTTTGGCTTTGGCTTTGGTTTTGGCTTGGGTTTGGGGGGCTCCTTCTTTTTAACCACCGTCTTTTTCTCAACCTTTTTCGGGCTGATCTTTTTGACCTCTGGTTCAGGCTCTGGTTTGGCCTCGACGACTGGCGTCGGAGCACTGTCCACAGCCGGCTCAGGTTTGGCCTCGACAACTGGCACTGCCGGAGTGGTTGGTTCCGGTTCGGCCACGGCTTTTACCTCAACAGGTGGTCCCGGCGGCGGTGGAGCCAAAGAAACCAGGTCAACCGTATACACTGGACGATCCATATTGACCTGCACACCAGCGGTATTCACGCCATAAATGGCGACCACGGCCAGAAGCGCGTGGAGAAGAATGGAGAAAAGGAGACCGAGACTGTGCCGCATACTGTGACTATACTATTTTTTTGATGTTTTTTCAGCGTCAGTGGTCTTTTCCGCCACAATGCCCAACCGATCGATACCGGCACCTTTGATTTCACCCATGATCATCACCACGGTCCCGTAGGCAACCTCCTTGTCGGCACGCAAAAAAAGCTGTTTCTTCTGGGTTGCGACCAGTCGTTTCAGGTGGTTCTGGAGTTCATCCAACCCCACCTGATATTCATCAAGGAAAAGCGTCCCGTCCTTTTTGACGGAAAGCACCAGATGCTCGGAATCCTGTGGCAAATTCTTGACTGTCTTTGTCACCGGCAGATCGACTTCAACCCCCTGAGTCATCAATGGTGCGGTCACCATGAAAATAATCAGAAGAACCAACATGACGTCCACAAAAGGCGTCACGTTGATTTCATTGAGAAAGCCACCGCCTGTCTTGATAGCCATGAGACGCTCCTACTTTTTCTCGGATTTGGATGCCCACGCGATTTCGCGTTCCGCACGGTTCAAAAACGCCCCGGCAAAATCCACCAGTCCGGTTTCCACTTCGCCAAGTTTTCCAAGAAAATAGTTGTAAAAAATCGTCGCGGGAATAGCGACCAGCAAACCGATGGCCGTGGCGATCAACGCTTCGGAAATTCCTGGAGCAACGGTTGCAAGGGCGGCAGATTGCGCCAAACCAATGGAATGGAATGAATGCATGATTCCCCAAACTGTCCCGAACAACCCGATAAACGGCGCGGCATTGGCACAGGTCGCCAAGAAAGGCAGGTTTCGCGTCAAAACCCGCATTTCTTTTGAAATGCCCTGCTTCAAAACACGACGCAATGTATCCTTGACCAGCAGTCGTTTCCGTTCCCGATTGACATCCGCTTTTTCCAACAAACGGAATTCATGGACGGCCAATGTCGAAACCCGGGCCAATGGAGACTGTTCCCTATCTCCCAGTACCTTCAGGCCAGCGGTCAAATCCTGTGCATCCATGAACGCGTCATAGCCCTGCATGACTTTTTTCCGAGCTGAACCAATGGTGAAGAACTTGAAAAAAATGATTGTCCAGCTCCAGATAGACATCATCGCGAGAAACAGCATCACAAGCTTAACGGCCAAAGTCGCTCCGGTCAGGAGGGTCAGCATGTCACTCTCAGGCATAAAATTCATGGTGGCACCTTTCTTTGAATCTTCGGGCACTTTGCCCCGATTATGCGGAAAAAGCCGAGCTTACTCAAAGCCACGGCTTTCCAGAATCATTTTGACGTATACGCTTCCATAGTCACACTCATGCGACAATACCGTGTTACTTCATGCATCGTTGGACGATCTCCCAGGCATTGCTCTCGGTCTGCCGGTATTCCTCAACGGTCAATCCAGCACCCAAGGCAATGGTTTTCCGCAACTCGCTACAGATCAGATCCCGGGGAGCATGGGCATCGTTATTCACGACCAGTTTTGCGCCGTGCCGACGGGCAATCGCCGCAACATGACCATTGGTATAACTGTGCCCGCCTCGGGTCGTTATCTCCAAAGCCACGCCTTTTTCGACCGCCAGTTTGACTTCTTCGTCAGTAATCAGTCCGGGATGCGCCAAGACATCAACACCGGCTTCAATCGCGGCCAAATTCGTTCCGGGAGCCACGGGTTCAACCGGCGTTTCACCATGAACAACAACAATCTGCGCACCGGCCTCTCTTGCATCCTGCACCATACCGTCAATCAAAGCGGGTGGGACATGGGTCAATTCCACTCCGGCCATCACGTTGACGTCAAAGAAATGCCCATGTTTTTTTACAAAACGAAGGATATTCTCCAACGTATGATACATGGTACTTTCGTCCGCATGGTCGGTCATGCAAAGCGCCTTGTAACCCATGACTTCAGCCCTGCGAACAAGTTCGGCGGGAATGAGTTCGCCGTCACTGAAAATAGTATGTGTGTGCAGATCAATCATTCTATGCCTACATTTTGTATTTGATGTCGTCTTCCGACAACTTTTCCAGCGTGTCCATCCATGTCTCGGAATTCTCGGTACTGATCACCGTCTGGGTATGTTCTGGAAATGGTGCGCCCGCTTCATCAAGCACACGCTGGCTGACAAAAATCGGACAATCAGCACGCACTGCCAAGGCAATGGCATCCGAAGGCCTGCTGTCGATACGCCGGGTCTTCTGCTCCATGGAGACCAAGATTTCCGAAAAAAACGTTCCGTTTTCAATATCAGTCAACTCGATTCGCTTCACCGTTCCACCGAGCGCATGGATCGTATTCAATAACAAATCATGCGTCATGGGACGAGGAAATGGGACTTCATTGATAGCCATGGAAATCGACATGGCCTCCACAGCGCCAATCCAAATGGGCAGGACCATGGCATCGTCCTTGTCCTTGAGGACAAGAATGGGGGATTTCCCCGTTTCATCTAATGCAAGTCCGAATATTTCAACCTCTACCACAGCTCGCCTATCCTTTCTCCATTCAAAGAATGTTTTTTTGCTTCAACGATTCTGACAGGAACCATCATACCGACCAAACCACTCTGCTCGTGCATCTCGACATTGACAATTCTTCCGGCCAAATCACGCCCCTTCCAGGACGTCAAGTTGGTCCCCTGCTTTCGACTCAATCCTTCGATAAACGCATGAGTCTCAACACCGACCAGATTCTTTAGACATTTTCTAGTAATATTATTTTGCAAAGTCTGCAAGCGCATCAACCTTTCAGACGCGACTTCCGAGCTGACTTTCGGCTCCATGTTCACCGCGGCAACGCCTGGACGATCAGAATACTTGAAGGAAAAACTGGACTCAAATCCGACTTTTTCCACCATATCAAGGGTTTTCTGAAAATCGTCCTCAGTTTCACCGGGGAATCCAACAATGATATCCGAAGTCAGGGCTATATCCGGTCGGGCAGCTTTCAAACCGTCAACGATAGAAAGATACCGGGCAATATCGTATTTTCGACGCATGGCTTTCAAAACCCGATCAGACCCAGCCTGCATGGGCAGATGGAGCGATGGGCACAAATTCTCAAGCTCACCAAACGCGGTGATGACCTCGGGAGCGATATCTTTGGGATGCGAAGTTGTGAACCGGAGCCTGTCCAGTCCGTCAATTGCCGCCACACGGGTCAGCAGTTCGGCAAAACTCACGCCGACACCGCCTTTATCCAAACCAAAGCTATTCACATTCTGCCCGAGCAAAGAAATTTCCCGCACGCCACTCTCAACCAGAAGACGACATTCATCAAGGATGGCATCGGGATGACGGGACTTTTGCCGGCCCCGAGTATACGGAACAATGCAGTATGAACAGAAATTGTCACACCCCTGCATGATATTGACAAATGCCTGCCGGGTCTCGGGGATGGTCACAGTCTCTTCTTCTGGTTGTTCCCGCTCTTCATAAACCGGAACAAAATCAAGCAAAGCCAGTCGGTTCCCCTTGCCTGCGGCAACCTGTTCAAGGGCATTGGGAGCACCAGCAATGCCATCGGAACCGAAAACGAGCTTCACAAAAGGAAACCGATCAAAAAATCCTGTACCAACCTGTTGGGCGACACACCCGCCCACTGCGGCAAAAACCGTTTCATCGCGTTTGACATGTGCGGCAATACGGCCAAGCTCGCTATACACTTTTTGTTCCGGCTTATCCCGGACACTGCATGTATTGAGAATAAAAACCTGGGCCTCGGACTCATCCGCCTGGACCCAACCCCGGCTTTCCAATGCACGGGTGAGCCATTGGGAGTCATGGACGTTCATCTGGCACCCAAAGGTAGTGATGTGAAATTTCATATAAAATCTATCCGGCCCGAGACACGGGCTGTTGAAGGTTATCTGTGTATTGCGTTGCCTACCGGCAGGAATTACGCATTCGGAATCCATGTGTCCAGAAAGTGCAAGACTTTTCTCAAAGTTTCCTCTGGGGACAACAGGGTATTATCAATAATGAACTCGGCATTCTGGTCTTTTTCAAAAGCCACGTCCACACCAATAACATCACCCAATCCTGCACACGGCTCTCCGGTCCGCTTGCGATGCAATGCCTTGGCATATAATCCGGCCATCACCATACCATCCGGCCGAGCCGCCTCCCGACGAATGGCTTCATCCAAAGAACATTGAATGAAAATCTCCGCAAATCGATCAATCTGCTGCCGCGCGGACGCTCGCATTGAACGTTGATACGCAGCCCCGTCCATCACGACATTTTGCCCACGGCGTACATATCGAACAGCCTCGTCAACAAACAGGGAATACGCCTTTTCCCGTTCCTCGACCGAATACGTCGGACGCGGAAAGTAGGTCCTGCGTCGAGCGTCCATCTGAAGCAATTCCGCCGCGATGCCACGACCTGTCAAAACGTCATGCACCCCGTGCGCCACTGTGGATTTTCCGCTTCCCGGCAGGCCGACAATCCAGATGGCCCATCCGTTGCCCTGTCCAACCATGGTCACTCCAGATATTTGTTGATGTTCTCCCAATCGAAAACATCGTCCTCAAGAACACGAGACACGAAATTGAAAAGTCGGTGGCGCACGGATTTCGGATGATCCGGATACCACTCGGGAGAGGCGATGACCAGTCCCCGGAATACGCAAAAAGGCGCCATGACTTCAAAGATCTCCGTATCCCCTGTCTGCTCCAGATACTCCTCCATATACGCACGATACAGCCGTTCGAACGGCCCACTCATTCGGTCTGTATCATACAGGCTCCACAACAGATAGTTCATCGCCATGGTTGCGAGGTCACCGGCCGGTTCGCCCCATTCACCACGACTTCGGTCCAGAACCGAAAAATCTCCGGACTCTGTCACGAGAACATTCCATGGATGGAAATCGCCATGGACCACGCTCAATCGGTGGGCATAGTTCTTGAGCTTCCACCGCCAATCGATCAACCGTTTTTCCAAGGCGATGAAGCGTTCATCTGAAAATGACAAATAGGGGTGGGGAAAGGCTTCGTCGATCAACCCAAGGATGCACTCACTTGACCCGAGCAGATTGCGGACACGTCGATAATACAAGTGCGGGTCATCATGTTTGACATGGTGAATCCGGGCCAGCCACCGACCGAACTCTCTCGCGAGAGTTTCATCGGCATCTCGAATATCCCCGGTCCTGATTCGATCAAGGTCGAGGAAATAATCATGGCCGTCCAATTTCTCATTCAGGATGAAGAATTCTCTCGGCTCATCCACCGGGACCAATGAATCCGAGCCATCCACATAGCCAAGCCCGAGCGGCAGGACATGCCGTTCCATCCGGGCCGAGGTCTCATACTGAAACATGAGACAGGCACCCCGATCCCAATAGAACTGATGGCCGTACTTGTCCCCTTTCATAATGGACAAGACTGCTTCCCGACGTTCTCCACCGACCTCGAACCGAAGCAGAAGCGGCTTGCCATAGCCAAACCCCTTCATCCCTTGTTCATCCAGATTGCCGATATCACCAGCCCCGACAAGACGGGCATCATCGCCGAACACACGTTTCAAATACAGTGCAATTGATTTGGTATCGAGTTCGATCATGACGCCCTCCTCGGCGAAACATTTCAGTACTGTTTATTCCAAGGGACCAAATGCCGCCTCATATCGGGCAGTGAATTCGTCCATGGTGAAAGTATGCTCCTGTGGGCCGTCGGTTTCAATAACAAACGTGGCACTGGTTGCCCCCATTTTACACGAATCAACCACGCTTTTGCCCATGGACAACCCTTTCAACAACCCAGCACGAAAAGCGTCGCCCACACCGGTGGGATCAGCGACCGTTTCCACAGGGACGGCATTAATATGCGTCGCGTCTCCCTTGCAATTGATGACAGCACCCTTGTCCCCAAGAGTCGTCACAAGGTATTCCACGGAATCCAGCAACGCCTCTTTGGACATTCCTGTGGAATTCATGATCAATTCCAATTCATAGTCATTGGTGATCAGAATCTCTGCCCCCTGGAAAGCCTCTTGCAACTGTTCACCCGTCAAGGCAGGAATCTGCTGGCCCGGATCAAAAATGAAAGGGATCTTGTTTTCCCGATAGAATCTCGGATGGTCAATCATATCACCCACATTGCCTGGAGACACAATGCCGAGCGAATCACTCCCGTTGATCTGTGTCATATCATACAGGCAGGGATATTTCATGGCACCAGGATTGAACCCCGTGATCTGATTGTCTGACTGATCGGTCGTGATATAGGCACCGGCGGTGAATTCCTGATCCAAAGTCCGTATTCCCTCGACAGAAATGCCAAAGCCCTGCAAATGTTTGTCATATGCGGTGAAATCCTTGCCCACCTGACTGAGAATGGTGGATTTCCCTTCAAGCAAAGCCAGCGTATACGCTATATTACCGGCTGTTCCACCAAACCGTTCGACCAAACCGTCAACGAGAAAACATACATTCAGAATATGAATCTTGTCAGGCAGGATATGGTTGGAAAACTTGTCGGGAAAGGACATGATGCGATCGTAGGCAAGAGAACCGGTGATATAGATATTCATTATAACTCCTCAAAAGGTGACTGAAAATTACCAGCGGGAAGGTACGATCTTGCTCACAGTGCTGTCAACGGTCTGGCGTCATGAAAAAACACCCAGTCAGGATGCACGGGTTTCCGCCTGAATCCATTGTAAAAAATCCGGATTTCCATCGTGAATAGGCATGGCGACAATGCACGGAACAGCATATTCATGCATGGCCTTGACCGCTTCGGTCAGCTCAGGAACCAGGTCCGACCGGGTCTTGACGACAAGAACCGCTTCCTCTGCCCGATGCACTGCCCCTTCCCACCAATATATGGATTTCATGCCCTCCATGATATTCGCACACGCAACCAGCCGGCGTTCCACAAGAATTGTCGCGATATTTTCCGCCTCGACCATAGTCGAGCACGTCATGTACACAAACGATGCAGCCATCATTACTCCTTTGTTTGAAATAAACGGTCTCGATTCAAGACACAACCACGATCCTCGCCCCGACAATTGGGGGTTGAGCGTTGGAAAGGCAAATGCTAACACCCTCCGTCATGGAGACTTCATGAAAAAAAAAGAACGCGCCAAAGTAATATACGCACGGTTGTCACAACGCTATCCACGCCCTGAACCGGCCCTGACATGGTCCACGCCATGGGAGCTGCTCGTTGCCACGGCCTTGTCGGCACAGTGTACCGATGAACGGGTCAACAAAGTGACACCGGTCTTTTTTTCACAATGGCCAACCATCAAGGACGCAGCAGAGGCTGATGTCACGGACATTGAAAACGTGGTTCATTCCACTGGTTTTTTCCGAAACAAGGCCAAGAATATCAAAGCTGCGGCACAACGCATCATGACAGAGTATGATGGAGAGGTGCCACAAACCATGGCGGAACTCATCACGCTTGGCGGAGTGGCCCGAAAAACAGCCAGTATTGTCCTGTCCAACGCATTTGGCGTCAACGAAGGCATTGCCGTGGATACCCACGTCAAACGCCTTGCCTTTCGACTGGGACTCACCACGAAAACCGCTCCGATTCCCATAGAAAAAGATCTTATGCCCCTTTTCCCACAGGAACAATGGGGTGATATCAACCACTATCTCGTTTTTTTCGGTCGCGAAATTTGTCCGGCTCGCACGCCCAAATGCGACATTTGCGAATTGAACGACATCTGCCCCAAAAAGGGAGTTAAATAATGACAAAACCCGGTAATTTCACGGTTCACACAACCGACGGCCACGCACGACGCGCCACATTGAGCACCGCGCATGGCGATATTCAAACCCCCATTTTCATGCCCGTGGGGACACAGGGAACGGTCAAAAGCCTGACCCCGCTGGACCTCGAAGAAATGGATGCCCAGATAATACTCGGCAACACCTACCATCTGTATCTGCGCCCCGGCGACGATCTCGTGGCACGGCGCGGTGGTCTGCACAAATTTTCCAACTGGAAACGCCCCATTCTGACAGACAGTGGCGGATTCCAGGTCTTCAGTCTTCAGGGTATCCGCAAGTTATCCGAGGAAGGCGTTGAATTCCGATCCTACCTCGACGGATCAAAACATTTTTTCTCACCGGAAAAGGCCATTGATATCCAAAAAAATCTCGGTTCGGACATCATGATGGTCCTCGATGAATGTGTCGGGTACGGCAATGATCGCAAATACACCGAAAAATCCCTCGAAATGACGACACGATGGGCACAACGCTGCCGGGATCATTATCCCAAGGGAAGTGGTGACCAGCTCATGTTCGGCATTGTCCAAGGCGGCTTTCACAAGGATTTACGGGAAAAAAGTCTGTACCAACTGCGTCAGATCGACTTTGAAGGATTTGCCATCGGCGGATTGTCAGTGGGAGAATCCACGGAAGAAATGTATGACATTCTCAACCACATCGCCCCCAAAATGCCGGAAGAAAAACCCCGATACCTGATGGGCGTCGGCACACCGCTGGATATACTGGAAGGCGTGTCAGCTGGAGTGGACATGTTCGACTGCGTGCTGCCATCGCGCAATGCCCGTAACGGCACCTTGTTCACATCC
Above is a genomic segment from Pseudodesulfovibrio sp. JC047 containing:
- a CDS encoding protein tolB, whose translation is MSCVCACIIAVSASAQGPLTVDIHGPGQRMVNMTLLPPKGLDGSAVPEAAAQAFQELVANDLAYIPFLNIVPITDLLGGDPSRGVTAADVDFKPLQLAKVDLCMTIGWNGEYLEARVFETFSGRRVVGKSYREVGRNLPMVADRLCSSFLEALTGKKGFFDSPIAFVKQEGETKEIFTVLPQGRGLKRITKLGGYNLSPAWSADGKRIAFTHISKTRHELGIYDSEAGTISRMHKGLGSTVISPVYDQNDVLYVALNRNGTTNIYTLDSAYKPGKMLVRSPYIDVSPSFDRAGKKMAFTSARAGNPHIYLLDIMTGKIRRVTTTGRYNTHPCLSPDGRYIAYTHQTADGHRIFLHDLQTGREKQLSFGPGNDEYPAFGPDGYFIAFASSRTGEYKLYLSTRHGDKPRMISTGKGPAFAPAWDTALQR
- a CDS encoding TonB family protein produces the protein MRHSLGLLFSILLHALLAVVAIYGVNTAGVQVNMDRPVYTVDLVSLAPPPPGPPVEVKAVAEPEPTTPAVPVVEAKPEPAVDSAPTPVVEAKPEPEPEVKKISPKKVEKKTVVKKKEPPKPKPKPKPKPKPKPKKTAEQLLAEGMAAAKATTKRQDQKKRKALADELAALKKREGDQVYAHGGQPGGVEDGVAGGAVGGSGSGLSEVYSLIVGAAIKKHWRYPAFAGETNLMATLEIVLEADGKIMSSKILESSNNPEFDNSALRAIKETEYVEKPRTKRDRVLRINFNSQELSE
- the tolR gene encoding protein TolR, whose protein sequence is MAIKTGGGFLNEINVTPFVDVMLVLLIIFMVTAPLMTQGVEVDLPVTKTVKNLPQDSEHLVLSVKKDGTLFLDEYQVGLDELQNHLKRLVATQKKQLFLRADKEVAYGTVVMIMGEIKGAGIDRLGIVAEKTTDAEKTSKK
- a CDS encoding MotA/TolQ/ExbB proton channel family protein; the protein is MNFMPESDMLTLLTGATLAVKLVMLFLAMMSIWSWTIIFFKFFTIGSARKKVMQGYDAFMDAQDLTAGLKVLGDREQSPLARVSTLAVHEFRLLEKADVNRERKRLLVKDTLRRVLKQGISKEMRVLTRNLPFLATCANAAPFIGLFGTVWGIMHSFHSIGLAQSAALATVAPGISEALIATAIGLLVAIPATIFYNYFLGKLGEVETGLVDFAGAFLNRAEREIAWASKSEKK
- a CDS encoding histidinol phosphate phosphatase domain-containing protein codes for the protein MIDLHTHTIFSDGELIPAELVRRAEVMGYKALCMTDHADESTMYHTLENILRFVKKHGHFFDVNVMAGVELTHVPPALIDGMVQDAREAGAQIVVVHGETPVEPVAPGTNLAAIEAGVDVLAHPGLITDEEVKLAVEKGVALEITTRGGHSYTNGHVAAIARRHGAKLVVNNDAHAPRDLICSELRKTIALGAGLTVEEYRQTESNAWEIVQRCMK
- a CDS encoding bifunctional nuclease family protein, with product MVEVEIFGLALDETGKSPILVLKDKDDAMVLPIWIGAVEAMSISMAINEVPFPRPMTHDLLLNTIHALGGTVKRIELTDIENGTFFSEILVSMEQKTRRIDSRPSDAIALAVRADCPIFVSQRVLDEAGAPFPEHTQTVISTENSETWMDTLEKLSEDDIKYKM
- the miaB gene encoding tRNA (N6-isopentenyl adenosine(37)-C2)-methylthiotransferase MiaB, whose translation is MKFHITTFGCQMNVHDSQWLTRALESRGWVQADESEAQVFILNTCSVRDKPEQKVYSELGRIAAHVKRDETVFAAVGGCVAQQVGTGFFDRFPFVKLVFGSDGIAGAPNALEQVAAGKGNRLALLDFVPVYEEREQPEEETVTIPETRQAFVNIMQGCDNFCSYCIVPYTRGRQKSRHPDAILDECRLLVESGVREISLLGQNVNSFGLDKGGVGVSFAELLTRVAAIDGLDRLRFTTSHPKDIAPEVITAFGELENLCPSLHLPMQAGSDRVLKAMRRKYDIARYLSIVDGLKAARPDIALTSDIIVGFPGETEDDFQKTLDMVEKVGFESSFSFKYSDRPGVAAVNMEPKVSSEVASERLMRLQTLQNNITRKCLKNLVGVETHAFIEGLSRKQGTNLTSWKGRDLAGRIVNVEMHEQSGLVGMMVPVRIVEAKKHSLNGERIGELW
- a CDS encoding adenylyl-sulfate kinase gives rise to the protein MVGQGNGWAIWIVGLPGSGKSTVAHGVHDVLTGRGIAAELLQMDARRRTYFPRPTYSVEEREKAYSLFVDEAVRYVRRGQNVVMDGAAYQRSMRASARQQIDRFAEIFIQCSLDEAIRREAARPDGMVMAGLYAKALHRKRTGEPCAGLGDVIGVDVAFEKDQNAEFIIDNTLLSPEETLRKVLHFLDTWIPNA
- a CDS encoding aminoglycoside phosphotransferase family protein, whose translation is MIELDTKSIALYLKRVFGDDARLVGAGDIGNLDEQGMKGFGYGKPLLLRFEVGGERREAVLSIMKGDKYGHQFYWDRGACLMFQYETSARMERHVLPLGLGYVDGSDSLVPVDEPREFFILNEKLDGHDYFLDLDRIRTGDIRDADETLAREFGRWLARIHHVKHDDPHLYYRRVRNLLGSSECILGLIDEAFPHPYLSFSDERFIALEKRLIDWRWKLKNYAHRLSVVHGDFHPWNVLVTESGDFSVLDRSRGEWGEPAGDLATMAMNYLLWSLYDTDRMSGPFERLYRAYMEEYLEQTGDTEIFEVMAPFCVFRGLVIASPEWYPDHPKSVRHRLFNFVSRVLEDDVFDWENINKYLE
- a CDS encoding carbohydrate kinase family protein, giving the protein MNIYITGSLAYDRIMSFPDKFSNHILPDKIHILNVCFLVDGLVERFGGTAGNIAYTLALLEGKSTILSQVGKDFTAYDKHLQGFGISVEGIRTLDQEFTAGAYITTDQSDNQITGFNPGAMKYPCLYDMTQINGSDSLGIVSPGNVGDMIDHPRFYRENKIPFIFDPGQQIPALTGEQLQEAFQGAEILITNDYELELIMNSTGMSKEALLDSVEYLVTTLGDKGAVINCKGDATHINAVPVETVADPTGVGDAFRAGLLKGLSMGKSVVDSCKMGATSATFVIETDGPQEHTFTMDEFTARYEAAFGPLE
- the cutA gene encoding divalent-cation tolerance protein CutA, with product MAASFVYMTCSTMVEAENIATILVERRLVACANIMEGMKSIYWWEGAVHRAEEAVLVVKTRSDLVPELTEAVKAMHEYAVPCIVAMPIHDGNPDFLQWIQAETRAS
- the nth gene encoding endonuclease III; amino-acid sequence: MKKKERAKVIYARLSQRYPRPEPALTWSTPWELLVATALSAQCTDERVNKVTPVFFSQWPTIKDAAEADVTDIENVVHSTGFFRNKAKNIKAAAQRIMTEYDGEVPQTMAELITLGGVARKTASIVLSNAFGVNEGIAVDTHVKRLAFRLGLTTKTAPIPIEKDLMPLFPQEQWGDINHYLVFFGREICPARTPKCDICELNDICPKKGVK
- the tgt gene encoding tRNA guanosine(34) transglycosylase Tgt; translated protein: MTKPGNFTVHTTDGHARRATLSTAHGDIQTPIFMPVGTQGTVKSLTPLDLEEMDAQIILGNTYHLYLRPGDDLVARRGGLHKFSNWKRPILTDSGGFQVFSLQGIRKLSEEGVEFRSYLDGSKHFFSPEKAIDIQKNLGSDIMMVLDECVGYGNDRKYTEKSLEMTTRWAQRCRDHYPKGSGDQLMFGIVQGGFHKDLREKSLYQLRQIDFEGFAIGGLSVGESTEEMYDILNHIAPKMPEEKPRYLMGVGTPLDILEGVSAGVDMFDCVLPSRNARNGTLFTSMGKINIKRAEFAEDDSPLDPNCNCYTCRNFSKAYLRHLYQAKELLSYRLNTYHNLYFYLDLMKQIRAAIENGTFNALKTHYEAVYAK